The Oscillospiraceae bacterium sequence CCGCAGGCACATAAATCGCCTGAACCGAGGTGATGGATCCGTTTTTGATCGAGGTGATGCGTTCCTGGAGCAGGCCGACCTCGTTTGCGAGCGTGGGCTGATAGCCGACCGCGGACGGCATGCGACCGAGCATCGCCGAGACCTCGCTTCCGGCCTGGATATAACGAAAGATGTTGTCGATGAATAGTAAGACGTCGCGGCCCTTGCCCTCTTTACCCGCTTCGTCGCGCAGGGATTCCGCGACGGTCAGGCCGGTCAGCGCGACGCGCATACGGCATCCCGGCGGTTCGTTCATCTGTCCGAAAACCAGCGCGGTCTTTTCGATGACGCCGGACTCGTTCATCTCCTGAATCAGTTCCTGTCCCTCGCGGGAGCGCTCGCCGACGCCGGTAAAAATCGAATAGCCGCCGTGTTCGGTGGCGATGTTGTGAATCAGTTCCATGATCAGAACCGTTTTGCCGACGCCCGCGCCGCCGAACAAGCCGATCTTTCCGCCCTTGGCATAAGGCGCGAGCAGGTCGATGACTTTGATGCCGGTCTCGAAAATCTCGGTCGTCGGGTTCTGCTGCGAAAACATCGGGGGAATCCGGTGAATCGGCAGCATCATCCCGGAATTGACGGGGCCTTTACCGTCGGCGGGGCGGCCCAAAACGTCCATGACCCGACCGAGCACGGCTTTGCCCGCCGGAACCGAGATCGGCGCGCCGGTGTCGATGACTTCAAGTCCCCTGCGAAGGCCTTCGCAGGCCTGCAGCGCGATGCAGCGCACCATCCCGTTCCCGAGGTGCTGTTCGACTTCCATCCAGACGGTCTCCCCGTGGTTTTCGGTATAAAGGGCGTTATAGATCTCGGGAAGGCGCACGCCCGAAAAATCGACGTCCAAAACGGAGCCGATGATCGCGGAGAGCTTTCCGATATTCTTTTGACTCAAATCTGCCATAAGTTACTATTCTCCAATCGGCATTCAATGCGCGGACGATAACGCGTTGACGCCGCTGACGATCTCGGTCATCTCCCGGGTGATCGCGGCCTGCCGTGCGCGGTTATAGTCAAGCCGCAGCTTTCTGAGCATCTCTTCGGCGTTGTGAGTTGCGGAGGTCATTGCGTTCATACGGGCGATATGTCCGCTCGCATATGACTGCACGAGCGCCCCGTAAATCGTGCCGATCAAATACTGCGGAATCAGGGTATCCATGACCTGTTTGGGCGAGGACTCGTAGAGAATCTCGTTGTAATGCTCTCCCTCTTCCTCCCAGGTGTCGCTGACATCGTCAAAACTGCTGTATAAAACCGGGAGCAGGCGGATGATCTTCGGCTCCTGCG is a genomic window containing:
- the atpD gene encoding F0F1 ATP synthase subunit beta; this encodes MADLSQKNIGKLSAIIGSVLDVDFSGVRLPEIYNALYTENHGETVWMEVEQHLGNGMVRCIALQACEGLRRGLEVIDTGAPISVPAGKAVLGRVMDVLGRPADGKGPVNSGMMLPIHRIPPMFSQQNPTTEIFETGIKVIDLLAPYAKGGKIGLFGGAGVGKTVLIMELIHNIATEHGGYSIFTGVGERSREGQELIQEMNESGVIEKTALVFGQMNEPPGCRMRVALTGLTVAESLRDEAGKEGKGRDVLLFIDNIFRYIQAGSEVSAMLGRMPSAVGYQPTLANEVGLLQERITSIKNGSITSVQAIYVPADDLTDPAPASIFSHLDATTVLSRAISELGIYPAVDPLASTSRILEPRIVGEEHYQVARRVQENLQRYKELQDIIAILGMEELGEEDRKTIYRARKIQRFLSQPMFVATQYTGQEGRYVPLKKTIAGFKAIVDGEADDLPEAAFYMAGTLDEVRQNAEKLKA